A stretch of the Pseudomonas helvetica genome encodes the following:
- the pcaR gene encoding pca regulon transcriptional regulator PcaR yields the protein MNDQLRNSFASVAPPIVASPAKRIQAFTGDPDFMTSLARGLAVVQAFQERKRHLTIAQISHRTEIPRAAVRRCLHTLIKLGYATTDGRTYSLLPKVLTLGHAYLSSTPLAVSAQPYLDRMSEQLHEACNMATLEGDDILYIARSATTQRLISVDLSVGGRLPAYCTSMGRILLAALDDASLHDYLEHAELQAKTSRTLHTRESLLECLQEVRQQGWCIVDQELEQGLRSIAVPVYDASGQVLAALNVSTHAGRVSRNELEQRFLPGLLSASRELSAQLFA from the coding sequence ATGAACGATCAATTGCGCAATTCCTTTGCTTCAGTGGCGCCGCCGATCGTTGCTTCGCCGGCCAAGCGGATTCAGGCATTCACTGGCGATCCGGACTTCATGACTTCCCTGGCCCGCGGCCTGGCGGTGGTGCAAGCCTTCCAGGAGCGCAAGCGGCATCTGACCATCGCGCAAATCAGCCACCGTACGGAAATACCCCGCGCTGCCGTACGCCGTTGCCTGCATACGCTGATCAAGCTCGGCTACGCAACCACCGATGGCCGAACCTATTCGCTGCTGCCCAAAGTCCTGACCCTTGGCCATGCCTATCTGTCCTCGACGCCGCTGGCGGTATCGGCCCAGCCTTATCTGGACCGCATGAGCGAACAACTGCACGAGGCGTGCAACATGGCCACGCTGGAGGGGGATGACATCTTGTATATCGCCCGTTCGGCCACGACCCAGCGTTTGATCTCGGTCGATCTGTCGGTGGGCGGGCGTTTGCCGGCTTACTGCACCTCCATGGGGCGGATTCTTCTGGCCGCGCTGGACGATGCATCGCTGCACGATTACCTCGAACATGCCGAATTGCAGGCCAAGACCAGCCGCACCCTGCATACGCGCGAGTCATTGCTTGAATGTCTTCAGGAAGTTCGGCAGCAAGGCTGGTGCATTGTCGATCAGGAACTCGAGCAAGGCCTGCGCTCGATTGCCGTTCCGGTGTACGACGCTTCCGGTCAGGTGCTGGCTGCGCTGAATGTCAGTACACACGCTGGACGGGTCAGTCGCAATGAACTGGAGCAGCGCTTTTTGCCCGGGTTGTTGAGTGCCAGCCGTGAGTTGAGTGCCCAGCTGTTTGCGTAA
- a CDS encoding MFS transporter, with protein sequence MNQPQSAVGNCLDVQSFINAQPLSRYQWRVVILCFLIVFLDGLDTAAMGFIAPALSQDWGIDRASLGPVMSAALIGMVFGALGSGPLADRFGRKIVLVGAVLLFGAFSLASAYSTNVEQLLVLRFLTGLGLGAGMPNATTLLSEYTPERKKSLLVTSMFCGFNLGMAGGGFISAKLIPAFGWHSLLLIGGVLPLILGVVLLLWLPESARYLVVRNRGTDKVRKALAPIDPATIAQASSFSVPEQKTVKARNVFAVIFSGTYSTGTLLLWLTYFMGLVIVYLLTSWLPTLMRDSGASMEQAAFIGALFQFGGVLSAVAVGWAMDRFNPHKVIGTFYLLAGVFAYAVGQSLGNITLLATLVLVAGMCVNGAQSAMPSLAARFYPTQGRATGVSWMLGIGRFGAILGAWMGATLLGLGWNFEQVLTALVIPAALATTAVVIKGMVSHADAT encoded by the coding sequence ATGAACCAGCCTCAATCCGCTGTCGGGAACTGCCTCGATGTGCAGTCCTTTATCAATGCCCAACCGCTGTCGCGCTATCAATGGCGGGTGGTGATCCTGTGTTTCCTGATTGTGTTTCTAGATGGCCTGGACACCGCGGCCATGGGTTTTATCGCACCGGCGCTGTCCCAGGATTGGGGGATCGACCGCGCCAGCCTCGGCCCGGTGATGAGTGCCGCGCTGATCGGCATGGTCTTCGGCGCGCTGGGCTCAGGACCGCTGGCTGACCGTTTTGGACGAAAAATCGTACTGGTCGGCGCGGTACTGTTATTCGGCGCCTTCAGTCTGGCCTCGGCCTACAGCACGAATGTCGAGCAACTGCTGGTGCTGCGTTTCCTGACCGGGCTTGGCCTGGGCGCCGGCATGCCGAACGCCACCACGCTGCTGTCGGAGTACACCCCGGAGCGCAAAAAATCCCTGCTGGTAACCAGCATGTTCTGCGGCTTCAACCTGGGCATGGCCGGTGGCGGTTTCATCTCGGCCAAGCTGATCCCGGCGTTTGGCTGGCACAGCCTGTTGCTGATTGGCGGGGTTCTGCCGCTGATTCTCGGCGTGGTGCTGTTGCTGTGGCTGCCGGAGTCAGCGCGTTACCTGGTAGTGCGCAATCGCGGCACCGACAAAGTGCGCAAGGCGCTGGCGCCGATTGATCCGGCGACTATCGCCCAGGCGTCGAGTTTCAGCGTACCCGAACAAAAAACCGTGAAGGCCCGCAATGTGTTCGCGGTGATTTTCTCCGGCACTTACAGCACCGGCACGTTATTGCTGTGGCTGACCTATTTCATGGGGCTGGTCATCGTCTACCTGTTGACCAGTTGGCTGCCGACCCTGATGCGTGACAGCGGCGCGAGCATGGAGCAGGCGGCCTTCATTGGTGCGCTGTTCCAGTTTGGCGGCGTGCTGAGTGCAGTGGCGGTGGGCTGGGCGATGGACCGGTTCAATCCGCACAAGGTGATCGGTACTTTCTACTTGTTGGCCGGGGTGTTTGCCTACGCGGTAGGGCAAAGCCTGGGCAACATCACACTGCTGGCAACGTTAGTGCTGGTCGCCGGGATGTGCGTCAACGGCGCGCAATCGGCGATGCCGTCGCTGGCGGCGCGCTTCTATCCAACTCAAGGTCGGGCCACGGGCGTGTCGTGGATGCTCGGGATTGGCCGTTTCGGTGCGATTCTCGGCGCCTGGATGGGGGCGACGTTGTTGGGCCTGGGCTGGAATTTCGAACAGGTGCTGACGGCATTGGTGATTCCGGCGGCGTTGGCCACCACGGCGGTGGTGATCAAAGGCATGGTCAGCCATGCGGATGCGACTTGA
- a CDS encoding CoA transferase subunit A, producing the protein MAEILSLHDAVKQFVNDGDTVALEGFTHLIPTAAGHEIIRQGKKDLTLVRMTPDLVYDQLIGAGCARKLIFSWGGNPGVGSLHRLRDAVEKQWPHALEIEEHSHADLANAYVAGASGLPFAVLRAYAGSDLPKVNPLIKSVTCPFTGEVLAAVPSVRPDVTVIHAQKADRKGNVLLWGILGVQKEAALAAKRCIVTVEEIVDDLKAPMNACVLPTWALSAVCHVPGGAHPSYAHGYTERDNRFYQAWDPIARDRETFTAWINEYIHGSADFSEFQAKLAKASEAQ; encoded by the coding sequence ATGGCTGAAATCCTTTCGCTGCACGACGCGGTGAAGCAATTCGTCAACGACGGCGATACCGTCGCACTTGAAGGCTTCACGCACTTGATTCCGACCGCAGCGGGTCATGAAATCATTCGTCAGGGCAAGAAAGATCTGACGCTGGTGCGCATGACTCCTGATCTGGTCTACGACCAATTGATCGGTGCCGGTTGCGCTCGCAAGCTGATTTTCTCCTGGGGCGGTAACCCGGGTGTAGGCTCCCTGCACCGTCTGCGTGATGCCGTCGAGAAACAGTGGCCGCACGCGCTGGAAATCGAAGAGCACAGCCACGCCGACCTGGCCAATGCCTACGTTGCGGGCGCTTCCGGCCTGCCGTTCGCAGTGCTGCGGGCCTACGCCGGTTCCGACTTGCCGAAGGTCAACCCGTTGATCAAAAGCGTGACCTGCCCGTTCACCGGTGAAGTGCTGGCGGCGGTGCCGTCGGTGCGCCCGGACGTCACGGTAATCCACGCGCAAAAGGCCGATCGCAAGGGCAACGTCTTGCTCTGGGGCATTCTTGGCGTGCAGAAGGAAGCCGCATTGGCCGCCAAGCGCTGCATTGTCACCGTTGAAGAAATTGTCGACGACCTGAAGGCGCCGATGAACGCCTGCGTCTTGCCGACCTGGGCCTTGAGCGCGGTTTGCCATGTGCCCGGCGGCGCGCATCCGTCCTACGCCCATGGTTACACCGAACGCGACAACCGCTTCTATCAGGCCTGGGACCCGATTGCCCGCGACCGTGAAACCTTCACCGCGTGGATCAACGAATACATCCACGGCAGTGCTGACTTCAGTGAATTCCAGGCCAAGCTGGCTAAAGCGTCGGAGGCTCAATAA
- a CDS encoding CoA-transferase subunit beta, giving the protein MMAYSTNEMMTVAAARRLKNGSVCFVGIGLPSKAANLARLTSSPDVVLIYESGPIGAKPTVLPLSIGDGELAETADTVVPTGEIFRYWLQGGRIDVGFLGAAQVDRFGNINTTVVGDYHQPKVRLPGAGGAPEIAGSAKSVLIILKQSARSFVDKLDFITSVGHGEGGDSRKRLGLPGAGPVGIITDLCIMEPEAGSNEFVVTALHPGVTREQVIAATGWAVRFADQVEHTAEPTDIELAALRDLEARTAAAHGQAPGEA; this is encoded by the coding sequence ATAATGGCTTACTCCACCAACGAAATGATGACTGTCGCCGCCGCTCGCCGCCTGAAGAATGGCTCAGTGTGCTTCGTCGGCATCGGCCTGCCGTCGAAAGCGGCCAACCTGGCGCGTCTGACTTCCTCTCCAGATGTAGTCCTGATCTATGAATCGGGTCCGATCGGTGCCAAGCCGACGGTATTGCCGCTGTCGATCGGTGACGGCGAGCTGGCGGAAACTGCCGACACCGTTGTTCCGACCGGTGAGATTTTTCGCTACTGGTTGCAAGGCGGGCGCATTGACGTCGGTTTTCTCGGTGCTGCTCAGGTCGACCGTTTTGGCAACATCAACACCACCGTGGTTGGCGATTACCATCAGCCGAAAGTCCGCTTGCCGGGTGCTGGCGGTGCGCCGGAGATTGCCGGCTCGGCGAAAAGCGTGTTGATCATCCTTAAACAGTCGGCTCGTTCGTTTGTCGACAAACTCGACTTTATTACCTCCGTCGGCCATGGCGAAGGCGGTGACTCGCGCAAGCGTCTCGGCCTGCCGGGCGCCGGTCCCGTGGGGATCATTACTGACCTGTGCATCATGGAACCGGAAGCCGGTAGCAATGAATTCGTGGTCACCGCGCTGCACCCGGGCGTGACCCGCGAGCAAGTGATCGCCGCCACTGGTTGGGCTGTCCGCTTTGCCGATCAGGTGGAGCACACCGCCGAACCGACCGACATCGAATTGGCTGCGCTGCGTGATCTTGAAGCGCGTACTGCTGCCGCCCACGGCCAAGCACCGGGAGAAGCGTGA
- the pcaF gene encoding 3-oxoadipyl-CoA thiolase, with product MMREVYICDAIRTPIGRFGGGLSTVRADDLAAVPIKALMERNPSVDWSAVDEVFLGCANQAGEDNRNVARMALLLAGLPDSIPGVTLNRLCASGMDAIGTAFRAIASGEMELAIAGGVESMSRAPFVMGKADAAFSRNMKLEDTTIGWRFINPLMKAQYGVDAMPQTADNVADDYAVSRADQDAFALRSQQRTAAAQAAGYFAEEIVPVRIAHKKGESVVEQDEHPRADTTLETLSKLKPVNGPDKTVTAGNASGVNDGAAALILASAEAVKKHGLTARARVLGMASAGVAPRVMGIGPVPAVRKLTERLGVAVSDFDVIELNEAFASQGLAVLRELGLADDAAQVNPNGGAIALGHPLGMSGARLVLTALHQLEKTGGKKALATMCVGVGQGLALAIERV from the coding sequence GTGATGCGCGAGGTTTATATCTGCGATGCGATTCGCACACCGATCGGCCGTTTTGGCGGTGGTTTGTCGACGGTTCGCGCTGACGATCTGGCTGCCGTGCCGATCAAGGCACTGATGGAGCGCAACCCGAGTGTCGATTGGAGCGCCGTGGACGAAGTGTTCCTCGGTTGCGCCAACCAGGCCGGCGAAGACAACCGCAACGTGGCGCGCATGGCATTGCTGCTGGCCGGGTTGCCGGACAGCATTCCCGGCGTGACCCTCAATCGTTTGTGTGCCTCGGGCATGGACGCCATCGGCACGGCGTTCCGGGCAATTGCCAGCGGTGAGATGGAGCTGGCGATTGCCGGCGGTGTCGAGTCGATGTCCCGCGCACCGTTCGTGATGGGCAAGGCCGATGCGGCGTTCTCGCGCAACATGAAACTGGAAGACACCACCATCGGCTGGCGCTTCATCAACCCGTTGATGAAGGCTCAATACGGCGTCGACGCGATGCCGCAGACGGCCGATAACGTGGCCGACGATTACGCGGTTTCCCGCGCCGATCAGGACGCTTTCGCACTGCGCAGTCAGCAACGTACAGCGGCCGCGCAAGCTGCCGGCTATTTCGCCGAAGAAATCGTCCCGGTGCGCATTGCCCACAAGAAGGGCGAAAGCGTGGTCGAGCAGGACGAACATCCGCGCGCTGACACCACTCTGGAAACCCTGAGCAAACTCAAACCGGTCAACGGCCCGGACAAAACCGTCACCGCTGGCAACGCCTCAGGCGTGAACGACGGTGCCGCGGCGCTGATTCTCGCGTCTGCCGAAGCGGTGAAAAAACACGGTCTGACCGCCCGCGCTCGGGTATTGGGCATGGCCAGCGCTGGTGTTGCGCCGCGAGTGATGGGCATCGGCCCGGTGCCGGCGGTGCGCAAGTTGACCGAACGGCTGGGCGTGGCGGTCAGCGATTTCGATGTGATCGAACTCAATGAAGCCTTTGCCAGCCAGGGCCTGGCGGTGTTGCGTGAACTCGGTCTGGCCGACGACGCAGCGCAGGTCAACCCGAACGGTGGCGCCATTGCGTTGGGTCATCCGTTGGGCATGAGTGGTGCGCGGCTGGTACTGACGGCGCTGCATCAGTTGGAAAAAACTGGCGGCAAGAAAGCGCTGGCGACCATGTGCGTTGGTGTTGGCCAAGGCCTGGCACTGGCCATCGAACGGGTCTGA
- the pcaH gene encoding protocatechuate 3,4-dioxygenase subunit beta: protein MTDKPGYRRPQAGTQPEYLHPAYQSTNRRSPSKPLVFLPHSLSEITGPTIGAESLQERDNDLTAQHQGAPLGERIIIHGRVLDENGLPVPGILVEIWQANAAGRYNHDRDLHDAPLDPNFTGTGRTVTDADGWYQFQTIKPGAYPWGNHHNAWRPAHIHFSLFGPSILTRLVTQMYFPGDPLLAYDPIYNCVPDTSAKERLIASFDLEKTIPSYALGYRWDIVLRGRDATPMEK from the coding sequence ATGACTGACAAGCCTGGTTACCGTCGCCCGCAAGCGGGCACCCAGCCGGAATATTTGCATCCGGCCTATCAATCGACCAATCGCCGTTCGCCGTCCAAGCCGTTGGTGTTTTTGCCTCACTCATTGTCGGAAATTACCGGCCCGACCATTGGCGCCGAGTCGCTGCAAGAGCGGGACAATGACCTGACCGCCCAGCATCAGGGCGCGCCATTGGGGGAGCGGATCATCATTCACGGCCGTGTGCTGGATGAGAACGGCCTGCCGGTGCCGGGGATTTTAGTGGAGATCTGGCAGGCCAACGCCGCTGGCCGCTACAACCATGACCGCGACCTGCATGACGCGCCGCTGGACCCGAACTTCACCGGCACCGGCCGCACCGTGACCGACGCCGATGGCTGGTATCAGTTCCAGACCATCAAGCCTGGCGCTTACCCGTGGGGCAACCACCACAACGCCTGGCGCCCGGCGCATATCCATTTCTCGCTGTTCGGGCCGAGCATTCTGACGCGCCTGGTGACGCAGATGTATTTCCCCGGTGATCCGTTGCTGGCCTACGACCCGATTTACAACTGCGTACCCGATACCAGCGCCAAAGAGCGCTTGATCGCCAGTTTCGACCTGGAAAAAACCATCCCGTCCTACGCCCTCGGTTATCGCTGGGATATCGTTTTGCGCGGCCGCGATGCCACGCCGATGGAGAAATAA
- the pcaG gene encoding protocatechuate 3,4-dioxygenase subunit alpha, giving the protein MTLNATTSHTVGPYYHIGLTWLNRENLTVEQTLGERVTITGQVVDGNGDFVNDAMLEVWQANAAGKYDHPEDEQDKPLDPNFEGFGRVPVDAEGRFRFTTIKPGTVPGLKGSTQAPHLVVLVFARGLVKHLLTRIYFDGELANTSDPLLACVPEERRTTLMAKANGTGALQWNVILQGTDAETVFFDY; this is encoded by the coding sequence ATGACGCTGAACGCGACGACGTCCCACACGGTCGGGCCGTATTACCACATCGGTCTGACCTGGTTGAACCGTGAAAACCTGACCGTTGAACAAACTCTCGGCGAGCGTGTGACGATCACCGGGCAAGTGGTCGATGGCAACGGCGATTTCGTCAACGACGCGATGCTGGAAGTCTGGCAGGCCAATGCCGCCGGCAAGTATGACCATCCAGAAGACGAGCAAGACAAACCGCTGGACCCGAACTTCGAAGGGTTTGGCCGAGTGCCGGTGGACGCAGAAGGGCGATTCCGTTTCACCACCATCAAACCGGGGACAGTGCCGGGGCTCAAGGGCAGCACCCAGGCGCCGCACCTGGTGGTGCTGGTGTTTGCCCGAGGCCTGGTCAAGCACTTGCTGACGCGAATCTATTTTGACGGCGAACTGGCCAACACCAGCGACCCGCTGCTGGCCTGCGTGCCTGAAGAGCGCCGCACGACCTTGATGGCGAAAGCCAATGGGACGGGCGCGTTGCAGTGGAACGTGATCCTGCAGGGCACCGATGCCGAGACGGTGTTTTTCGATTATTGA
- a CDS encoding MFS family transporter has product MTTITSLYTAEERGKRIFAIVGASSGNLVEWFDFYVYAFCAIYFAPAFFPSDNPTVQLVNTAGVFAAGFLMRPIGGWLFGRVADKHGRKNSMMISVLMMCAGSLLIACLPTYKDIGVWAPLLLLVARLIQGVSVGGEYGTTATYMSEVALKGQRGFFASFQYVTLIGGQLLAVSLVVILQQFLTEDDLRAWGWRIPFVVGAAAALISLFLRRSLKETTSKEMRENKDAGSMAALFRNNTAAFITVLGFTAGGSLIFYTFTTYMQKYLVNTAGMPAKTASYIMTGALFLYMCMQPLFGTLADKIGRRNSMLWFGALGTLFTVPILLTLKSVTNPYLAFGLITVALAIVSFYTSISGLVKAEMFPPQVRALGVGLAYAVANAIFGGSAEYVALSLKSVGIENSFYWYVTAMMAIAFLFSLRLPRQAAYLENEL; this is encoded by the coding sequence ATGACAACAATAACCAGTCTCTACACCGCTGAAGAGCGTGGCAAAAGGATCTTTGCAATTGTCGGGGCGTCTTCCGGCAACCTGGTCGAGTGGTTCGACTTCTATGTTTACGCCTTCTGCGCAATCTATTTTGCCCCGGCGTTTTTCCCCTCCGACAACCCCACGGTGCAACTGGTGAACACCGCCGGAGTGTTCGCCGCAGGGTTTTTGATGCGTCCCATCGGCGGCTGGCTGTTTGGCCGGGTGGCCGACAAACACGGGCGCAAGAATTCCATGATGATTTCGGTGCTGATGATGTGCGCCGGCTCATTGCTGATCGCCTGTCTGCCGACCTACAAGGACATCGGCGTCTGGGCTCCGCTCCTGCTGCTGGTGGCTCGCCTGATCCAGGGCGTGTCGGTGGGCGGTGAATATGGCACCACCGCGACCTACATGAGTGAAGTCGCGCTCAAGGGCCAGCGCGGTTTCTTCGCCTCGTTCCAGTACGTGACCTTGATCGGCGGCCAACTGTTGGCAGTGTCCTTGGTGGTGATCCTGCAACAGTTCCTGACTGAGGACGACCTGCGTGCCTGGGGCTGGCGGATTCCGTTCGTGGTCGGTGCTGCTGCTGCATTGATTTCGCTGTTCCTGCGTCGTTCGCTGAAAGAAACCACCAGCAAGGAAATGCGCGAAAACAAGGATGCCGGCAGCATGGCCGCGTTGTTCAGGAACAACACCGCCGCCTTTATTACGGTGCTCGGCTTCACCGCTGGTGGTTCGCTGATTTTCTACACCTTCACCACCTATATGCAAAAGTACCTGGTGAACACCGCCGGGATGCCCGCCAAGACCGCCAGTTACATCATGACCGGCGCACTGTTCCTTTATATGTGCATGCAGCCGTTGTTCGGCACGCTCGCCGACAAGATCGGCCGGCGCAACTCGATGCTTTGGTTCGGTGCGCTGGGGACTTTGTTCACCGTGCCTATCCTGCTGACCTTGAAGTCGGTGACCAACCCGTACCTGGCGTTTGGGCTGATCACCGTGGCATTGGCCATCGTCAGTTTCTACACCTCGATCAGCGGTCTGGTGAAAGCCGAAATGTTCCCGCCGCAAGTCCGTGCGCTGGGGGTGGGCCTAGCCTACGCGGTGGCCAATGCGATCTTCGGCGGTTCGGCCGAGTACGTGGCCTTGAGCCTGAAATCGGTGGGTATCGAAAACTCCTTCTACTGGTACGTGACGGCGATGATGGCAATCGCCTTCCTGTTCAGCCTGCGTTTGCCGAGGCAGGCAGCGTACCTGGAAAACGAACTTTGA
- a CDS encoding 3-carboxy-cis,cis-muconate cycloisomerase, translating into MQRPGNQLFDAYFTARNMREVFSDQGRVQAMLDFEAALARAEARVGLIPASAIAPIEAACRAEHYDFAALGEAIAIAGNSAIPLVKALGKQIAAHDQDAERYVHLGATSQDVMDTGLVLQVRQALHLIDSDLARLGEALAIQARHHVLTPLAGRTWLQHATPVTLGMKVAGWLGAVTRSRQRLHALKPRLLVLQFGGASGTLAALGEQAMPIAEALAQELQLTLPEQPWHTQRDRLVEFGAALGLIAGSLGKLGRDISLLMQTEAAEVFEPSAPGKGGSSTMPHKRNPVGAAVLIGAATRVPGLLSTLFSAMPQEHERSLGLWHAEWETLPEICCLVSGALQQALLITEGLEVDAERMAQNLDLTQGLVLAEAVSIVLAQRIGRDKAHHLLELCCKRAVAEQRHLRAVLGDEPQVTAELSSAELDQLMNPAHYLGQAQTWVERALAEHVALTA; encoded by the coding sequence ATGCAACGACCGGGCAATCAATTGTTCGATGCCTATTTCACGGCTCGAAATATGCGTGAAGTGTTCAGCGATCAGGGCCGGGTTCAGGCCATGCTCGATTTTGAAGCCGCATTGGCTCGGGCCGAGGCGCGGGTCGGGCTGATTCCGGCATCTGCCATTGCCCCGATCGAGGCGGCTTGCCGGGCCGAGCACTACGACTTTGCGGCCCTTGGCGAGGCGATTGCGATTGCCGGTAACTCGGCGATTCCGTTGGTCAAGGCGTTGGGCAAGCAAATCGCTGCGCATGATCAGGACGCCGAACGTTACGTGCATCTGGGCGCAACCAGTCAGGATGTGATGGACACCGGGCTGGTGCTGCAAGTGCGCCAGGCACTGCACTTGATCGACAGCGATCTGGCGCGACTCGGCGAAGCGTTGGCGATCCAGGCCCGGCACCATGTGCTCACGCCACTGGCCGGACGTACCTGGCTGCAACATGCGACGCCGGTCACGCTGGGGATGAAAGTCGCCGGTTGGCTGGGGGCGGTGACGCGCAGTCGGCAACGTCTGCACGCACTCAAGCCGCGCCTGCTGGTGCTGCAATTTGGTGGTGCCAGCGGAACCCTCGCAGCCCTCGGCGAGCAGGCCATGCCGATTGCCGAAGCGCTGGCGCAGGAGCTGCAACTCACATTGCCGGAACAACCCTGGCACACCCAGCGCGACCGGCTGGTGGAGTTTGGCGCAGCGCTGGGCCTGATCGCCGGCAGCCTCGGCAAACTCGGCCGTGACATCAGCCTGCTGATGCAGACCGAGGCGGCGGAAGTCTTCGAACCTTCGGCACCGGGCAAGGGCGGCTCCTCGACCATGCCGCACAAACGCAACCCGGTGGGCGCGGCGGTACTGATCGGTGCTGCGACGCGTGTTCCCGGATTGCTGTCGACATTGTTCAGCGCCATGCCGCAAGAGCACGAACGCAGCCTCGGGTTGTGGCATGCCGAGTGGGAAACCCTGCCGGAAATCTGCTGCCTGGTGTCCGGTGCCTTGCAGCAAGCGCTGTTAATTACAGAAGGGCTGGAGGTCGACGCCGAGCGCATGGCGCAGAACCTCGACTTGACCCAGGGTCTGGTGCTGGCCGAAGCCGTGAGCATCGTCCTCGCCCAACGGATCGGTCGCGATAAAGCCCACCATCTGCTGGAACTGTGCTGCAAACGCGCGGTGGCCGAGCAGCGACATTTACGTGCGGTGCTCGGTGATGAGCCACAGGTGACTGCCGAGCTCTCGAGCGCTGAACTCGATCAATTGATGAACCCTGCGCACTACCTTGGTCAGGCTCAAACCTGGGTTGAGCGTGCGCTGGCCGAACATGTTGCCCTGACTGCCTGA
- the pcaD gene encoding 3-oxoadipate enol-lactonase, with the protein MGFVQLADGELNYQLDGPEHAPVLVLSNSLGTDLHMWDAQIPAFTQHFRVLRFDTRGHGRSLVTPGPYSIEQLGRDVLALLDALNIERAHFCGLSMGGLIGQWLGINAGERLNKLVVCNTAAKIGDPSVWNPRIETVLRDGPAAMVALRDASIARWFTPDFAQANPAVAKRITDMLAATSPQGYAANCAAVRDADFREQLASITVPTLVIAGTEDAVTPPSGGHFIQERVRGAEYAEFYAAHLSNVQAGSAFSDRVLSFLLAEKSI; encoded by the coding sequence GTGGGATTCGTACAACTCGCCGACGGCGAACTGAACTACCAACTCGACGGTCCGGAACACGCCCCGGTGCTGGTGCTGTCCAACTCGCTGGGTACCGACCTGCACATGTGGGACGCGCAGATTCCGGCGTTCACCCAACACTTTCGGGTGCTGCGTTTCGACACTCGCGGTCATGGTCGTTCGCTGGTGACGCCGGGGCCTTACAGCATCGAGCAGTTGGGCCGTGACGTGCTGGCGTTGCTGGATGCCCTGAACATCGAGCGCGCCCATTTTTGCGGTCTGTCCATGGGCGGGTTGATCGGTCAGTGGCTGGGGATCAATGCCGGCGAGCGTCTGAACAAACTGGTGGTGTGCAATACCGCGGCAAAGATCGGTGATCCTTCTGTGTGGAACCCGCGGATCGAAACCGTGCTGCGCGACGGTCCGGCAGCGATGGTCGCACTGCGCGATGCATCGATTGCCCGTTGGTTTACCCCGGACTTTGCCCAAGCCAATCCGGCGGTGGCGAAGCGGATCACCGACATGCTCGCCGCCACTTCACCGCAAGGTTATGCCGCCAATTGCGCGGCGGTACGCGATGCCGATTTCCGCGAGCAACTGGCATCGATCACGGTACCGACCCTGGTCATCGCTGGCACCGAAGACGCGGTCACGCCACCTTCCGGCGGGCACTTTATTCAAGAGCGGGTGAGAGGCGCCGAGTACGCCGAGTTCTACGCCGCCCATTTGTCCAACGTTCAGGCCGGCAGCGCGTTCAGTGACCGGGTGCTGAGTTTTTTGTTGGCTGAAAAGTCTATCTGA
- the pcaC gene encoding 4-carboxymuconolactone decarboxylase, with product MDEKQRYADGMQVRRAVLGDAHVDRSLATLTEFNSEFQDMITRHAWGDIWTRPGLPRHTRSLITIAMLIGMNRNEELKLHLRCAANNGVTRAEIKEVLMQSAIYCGIPAANATFHLAESVWDELGVESRE from the coding sequence GTGGACGAGAAACAACGTTACGCCGACGGCATGCAAGTGCGTCGCGCGGTGCTCGGCGATGCTCATGTCGATCGCAGCCTGGCGACCCTGACCGAGTTCAATTCGGAGTTTCAGGACATGATCACCCGCCACGCCTGGGGTGACATCTGGACCCGCCCTGGCTTGCCACGCCACACCCGCAGCCTGATCACCATCGCCATGCTGATCGGCATGAACCGCAACGAAGAGCTGAAACTGCACCTGCGTTGCGCGGCGAACAATGGCGTCACCCGCGCCGAGATCAAGGAAGTGCTGATGCAGAGCGCGATCTACTGTGGCATCCCGGCGGCCAATGCAACCTTCCACCTGGCCGAGTCGGTGTGGGATGAGTTGGGTGTCGAATCGCGCGAGTAA